The Mangrovibacterium diazotrophicum DNA window GACACCGAGCTGTACATTGGCCGCGACTTTTGCACCTCCACTTGCTTGTTTGGTCGTGATAAGGATAACTCCGTTCGCTGCACGTGATCCGTAAATTGCTGCCGACGAAGCATCCTTCAGGATCTGCATACTGGCAATGTCTGTTGGAGACAAGAAATTCAGGTTATCAACAGGAACACCATCAACAACATACAACGGATCATTGCTACCATTGAAAGAAGTCGTTCCGCGCACACGAATAACCATTTCTCCTCCCGGAGTTCCGTTGGGTTGATAAACATTTACACCGGCTGCTTTCCCCTGAATAGCCTGTGCGGCAGAAATAATTGGCCGCTCTTCAAGATCCTTTGTTGAAACTGTTGAAACCGCGGTGGTGACATCTTTTTTTGCAACGGTACCATAGCCAACAACGATCACCTCATCAACGCCGATCGTTTCTTCTTTCATCACGACGTTAATCGTAGGCTGTCCCTTTATTTCTATTGTTTGAGGTGCCATACCAATAAAAGAAAACTCCAGAACCCCATTATCCGGAGCTTCCAGGGAGTAACTGCCATCCACTGAAGTAATGGAGCCCGCCGTTGTTCCTTTTAATACTACCGTGACGCCAGGTATCGGAGCACCCGACTCATCCAAAACCCTACCGGTTACCTTGTGCTCTTTTTGCTCGTTCGTCTCAGGAGCAGTGCCGTCGGGAACAATCAGAATAATTTTCCCTTTTATATTGTAACTGAGATGCTCTTCTTTTAACACATCGGTTAAAACATCCAGAACATCTTTATCTAAATAATTGCCGCTCTTCAGTCGGGCATTTTCAATCAACTCATTTTTATACAGAATGGAATAATCGGTGTTTTGCTCGATGTAACTGAAAATTTCCTCCAGACTTTGGTTCTTAAAATCCATGGTAATTTTCGATGACTGAGAGAATCCGATTGCACTCACCTGCATGAAAGTGAGCAAAATAAGAAAGGTGGTTAACTTCATAATAGTTAGGAATTTTTTCAGCATAAGGCCTTTATGCAGCCTTTGCTTCACATCTTTTTTTTCCATAATTTTGGTTTGCATTTGAATATTAATTTATTTATGCCCGGCGATAGCGGAAGGTAGGAGCTCCGCTTTCGCCTTTATTTTTCTTTCACATAGAGTTCGATTTTTCGGTTATCAATTTTCTTGTATTGAATAGGCAAGTAAACATTCAGCGCATCAAGCACTTGCCAGATTGTTTCCTCGTTTTTAAATGTTCCGGTGAATTCGGTTTTCGCAAACCGCTTGGTGTCATAAATCAAATCAACATCGTACCAGTTCTCCAGCCGCATGACCAGCTCGCCAAAAGGAATCTTTTGAAAATTCAGCTTATTTTCAACCCAACTGTGTGTTTGTTGCAGGTTGGCCGACTCGATGTACTGCTGGTCGTCGGAAATAAAAAACCGCTGCCCCACTTTCAACACTGCAGACTTTGTTCCAGCCTTCACTTCAACGCGCCCTTTAAACAAAGTCACTTCGTTGCGATTGAGCAGATCGTAGGCCATCACGTTAAACTCGGTTCCCAGCACTTTCACATCGCAGCGCTTGGTGCTGACAACAAAAGGAATATTGTCGTCGTGTTTTACTTTGAAGTAGGCCTCACCCACAAGTTTTACTTCGCGCTGATCTTTTGAAAAAGAAGGATAGCTGATGGACGAATTGGCATTCAACCAAACTTCGGTTCCATCGGGCAGAAAGACTTTTGACTTTTCGCCGCGTGGCGTTTCAATGGTGGTGTAACCGGTGATAAACCGGTCGCTTTTCAGATAGAAAAATGTAGTGGAAATAATCAATCCGATGATCAACACTGCGGCAACAGCTGAAATCCAGTAAGTCACCAAATTCCGGGGTTTGGCTTTGGCAGGAACACTGGTGGTCGACATGCGGTAGGACAATCTTCTCCAGTTTGCGGCAGAAGAAAGATTTTCGCCGGGCTGCCAGCCGGACTTTAGCTGATCGAAACGGGCAAGCTTGTCGCTTTCCTGCAACAGCGCCGTGAAATCATCGTATTCACGACCTTTCAATTTACCCTCGAGGTAACGATAAGCAAGTTCATCAAAAGACGATTCTCTATCCATAGTTTAGGTGTTACAACTTTATAACTCCCAAACGATAGATTTACCCATCATCGAAAACTCACTTTTTTCAAAAAAAATTTTTCAGGACAAGAATAATGATCGCGAGAGGAACGTCATTCGGGAATCGTTCCTTGAAAGTTTGCGCTGCCCGAGCCAAATGCCGCTCGACATTTTTGATGTTTATCTCCAGTTTTTCGGCAATCTCCCGGTTCTTCAAGCCATCCATTTTACTGAGCAGGAAAACCTCTTTACAACGAGGAGGCAAAGATTCGATCGTCCGTTCAATCTCCTGTTTTAGTTCCTCCTGGATTAAAAGATAGGGCTCGTCGCGGATGAAATCAATCCGGTAAAGCTCCTCAAATTTCCGAAGTGAATTGAGTTCGAAATCCTTTTCGCCGATGACTTTTATGAATTTGATGTAGTCGAGACATTGGTTCCGAACCATGCGAAAAAGATAGCCCTCAATATTGATACTTTCAATTTCATCCTTCTTTTCCCACACTTTTATAAACACATCCTGCAGGATATCTTCCGCAACCTGCGCGTCTTTGGTGATCTTCGAAGCGAAATCGACCAAACGCGGAAAGGTACGATGGAACAACTCCTCGAGAGCTTTCGGATCGCCTTTTTTGAATTGTTGGAAAAGTAAAGTAGACTTATCGGTATTGCTTGATTCGGAAGTCACTGGCTAAATTTCGTTTGCCACAAATATATACAGTTTATCCTCTCAATAAAAAAGATGATCAATCTTCCTGAAACAAAAAGCTCTGACATCATCGACATCAGAGCTTCGTATTTTTACAAAACGAGACTTTCCTGTTTTAACGAAAAACGACCCCGCTTTTTTCGATTCCCATTTCGAGACCTCGCAACTCGGCTTGTCCTCGCAACAAACCAATTGCTGAATACCCCGGGTTGGTTTTCTTTTTCAGGTCGTCCAAAATCATGTGACCGTGGTCAGCGCGCATCGGAATTTCGTCGTCGCGACGATTCATCGCATGGCGTTTCCGCTGTTCTTTCAACACGGCTACAATGACGTTGTACATGTCCACATCGCCGCGCAGGTGACTGGCTTCGTGGAAACTGCCGTCGCCATCACGTTGGGTACTGCGCAAGTGCAGGAAATTGATTTTATTTCCCATGCGTTCGATGATTCCCGGCAAATCGTTGTCGCCACGAACGCCAAGAGAACCTGTGCAGATGCATAGTCCGTTGTAAATTGAATCGACAACATTGACGATGTACTGCAAGTCGTTTTCGGTGCTCACCACGCGAGGCAGACCAAACAACGGAATTGGCGGATCGTCGGGGTGAATCGCCAAACGAACGCCTGACTCGATAGCCACCGGAACAATTTGCTCCAGGAAATACTTCAGGTTTTCGCGGTATTTTTGCGAATCAATCTCTTTGTATTCCGCCAAACGCGCGCGGAAATCTTCGATGGTGTAGCCTTCCTGTCCGCCCGGCAAACCGGCAATAATATTCTTTTGCAGGATGTATTGCTTTTCCGAGCTCATTGACTCGAACTTTTGCTTGGCCAGGTCGATCTGCTCTTTCGTGTAACAAGCCTCAGCCCCTTCCCTTCTCAAAATAAACAAGTCGAAAGCGATAAATTCGCTCATATCAAAAGCCAAAGCTCGGGCACCGTCGCTCAACTCCATCTCCAGGTTGGTGCGTGTCCAGTCCACAACCGGCATCCAGTTGTAAGTCAGCACCGGAATGCCAACTTTTCCCACATTGCGGATTGACTCTTTATACTTTTCAATCCAGGCATCACGGCTCGGTTTTCCTTGCTTGATATCTTCGTGTACCGGAATACTTTCAATTACACTCCAGTTTAATCCGCGTGGTCTGGCCGGGTTGACAGAACTGTCAAATTCAATCATTTTCTTGCGCTCTTCAATCGCCTCAACAGTCCACACCTCTCCAATCGGTACTTCGTGTAAAGCAGTCACAATTCCGGTTGCACCGGCTTGTCTAATGTCGGTTAACGTTACAGGATCACTCGGCCCATACCAACGCCACGTTTGCTCCATTCCCATATTCTGGTTTTTTAAATTTAATTTGATTGTTAGTTGATCTTTTCCAAAGTCGCACCTGAGCTTGACTTCTCCGTAAAGGTCGCCATAGATTTCATTTTTAATTAGCGCCCGTTAACGAAAACGTGACGCTTTAATGATTGCTTAATAGTGCCAAAAAGGAATCGAAAATCATGGACTCCTCATGCGCCTATAAACAAGCGGGGTGAACCTCCGAAAAGAGATTCACCCCGCTATATTTATAACTTATCCAATTGATTCGTTCCTAGTAAACGGTGAAAACGTGCGCCACCGGTTTGATCAGGAAGTTGAACTCCATGTCCTGGTAAGGAATACGGTATTCCGGACGAGGAACCGCTCCCCAACTGGTTACACAGCCCATCCCCATTTGCTTCTTGTCGATGCAGATCGTGACAAAATCGCTTTTTCTCACTTCAGGGAAATGACGCTGATCTTTTTCCAATCCATCATCCAGCGACTCCACCGAGTAGTTCAGTGCTGAGATCGAGTAGGCAGCATCCGATTTGAAGCAAAGTCCTTTGCCACCCGCTGCTGTTTGTGCCCACCAGCGAACATCGGATTTTGTACCGGTTTCCTGCGGACGAATGTAAGCGTAAGGTTGTTCGCAAACGCTTTGATCGTACAAGCCGATGAACTCCGAATCCTTGCGGTCGATGTAGTTTTCACCCGGTCCGCGACCGTAATATTTAATGTGTTGGTAATCCTGTGGCATTTCCAGTTTCATACCGAAACGGAACATCTCCGAAACTTTGTCTCCCGATCCAGCCGTCAGCTTTTGGCTAACCGCCACAGCCCCTTCATTATTGATTTGGTAGATCAGTTGCAGTTTGCCGCCGACTTCAGGCATATCGTAATCAGCTTTTACTTCAACCAAACCTTCTGATGTTGTTGTGACATTCAGTGATTTCAACTCAATTTTCGGATCTTTCCAAACTGCATATTTTAACTGCAGTTCAGCTCCAAGGTCATTGTCTGTCGGCGACCGCCAGAAGTTGGGTTTCAAAACCGTTCCTGCTTCCAACACCGGTTTTCCGTCAACCAGGTAGCGGCACAGGTAACCAGATTTGCGATTAAAGTCAATCTGGAAGTTCTCTCCTGTTACCAGCAGGTAGTTCAGATCGTTTTCAACAAGTGTCGGCTGGGCTGTCTTTTGATTGACCAGCGTTTTGTTCTCCAATCGAATTGGCTCAAACGCCCAGTCTTTTACAGCCAATTGCTGACGAGCCAACGTATAATCTGCCGGCAACAGTTGCTCTGCATCTTTCAGCTTGTAAGCTACATTTACAAATACTTCTTTTGCCTGAAGATCTACCGGAACTGTCAGCCCCAGGTCAACCTTCGTTTTCTCGTGCGGCAAAACAGCCAGATTATCTACCAAACCCGTTTTGATAACTTTTCCGTCGGCAACCAGTTCCCACTGCAGGTAGAAGTTGGAAAGGTCGCGGAAGAAATACTCGTTGTAAATTTCCACTTGTCCGCTGGCCAAATCAACCGGGCTTGTCCAGATAGACTGGTAGTAGTAGCCAACTTCGTAATAATGCGGGTTTGGTTTGCGATCCGGGCTAATCAAACCGTTATCCAAAAAGTTATTATCGGATGCATCGTAAGGGTTGAAATCGCCACCGTAGGCATAAATCAACTGGCCATCCTTGTTTTTCCAGTGGATGGATTGGTCCACAAAGTCCCAGATAAAACCACCCTGGTAAAGCGGGTATTTGCGAATCAAATCCCAGTATTCTTTAAAACCACCTTCCGAGTTACCCATTGCGTGCGCATATTCACACTGAATGAGTGGTTTCTTCTTGTCTGATTGGGCATACTTCTCGCTGTTATTGTAGTCGTAGTACATCGGGCAGAAGATGTCGGTGTAGTCGTTCTCTTTCGCTTGTTCGTACTGCACCGGGCGCGACGTATCGTACCCTTTAATCCATTCATAGCAAGCCTCGAAGTTAGGACCGAAACCGGCTTCGTTACCCATTGACCAGATAATTACAGCCGGGTGGTTGAAATTGCGGAGCACATTGCGTTCGTTACGTTCCAGATGCGCCTTTGCATATGCCGGATTCTTAGCCAGTGTTTCCGGGCCATAGCCCATTCCATGCGATTCGAGGTTAGCTTCAGCAACCACATAGATTCCGTATTTGTCGCACAGGTCGTACCACAACGAGTTATCCGGGTAGTGACAGGTACGCACCGCATTGACATTGAACTTTTTCATCATCTGGATGTCCTGCTCCATGCGTTCAGGAGATACCACGTAGCCACCATCGGGATCCAGCTCGTGACGGTTCACACCCTTAATCAGTATTGGCTGACCATTCACACAAAGTTGGTTGTTTTTCATTTCCACTTTGCGGAAACCAACTTTTACCGGAATAACTTCCTTCACCGAACCCGATTGCGTCAGTGTTGCCGTCAAATTATAAAGTACCGGTGTTTCGGCTGTCCACTTGGCCGGATTTTCCACTTCAATTTCTGTGGTAACTTCACCCGAGCCTGAAACTTGCTTTTCGGCAACCGTGTTCCCTTGTTGATCTGTCAGTTTCAATGAGACTGATGCTTTGCCTGTCAAATCAACTTTTACAGTCAAAGTACCGTCCGTATAATCATCCACCAAATCCGGTGTTACTTTCAAATCGCGCATGTGTGTTTTCTCGCGGGCAAACAGGTAGCAATCGCGGCCCACGCCCGAGAAACGCCAGAAATCCTGGTCTTCCAGGTAGCTGCCGTCGCACCAGCGAAAAGATTGGAAAGCAATCAGGTTTTTACCGGGCTTCAGGTATTTGGTCAGGTTAAACTCGGCTTCGAGCTTGCTGTCCTCACTATAGCCGACAAATTTGCCATTCACATACAGGCTGATATTGGAAGTTACCGAACCAAAATGAGCGTAGATTTCTTTGCCGCTCCAGTTAGCCGGAAGCTCGATTTCTTTGCGATACGAACCAACATGGTTATTTTCCTCGGGAACAATCGGCGGGTTATTTTTGTACTGTTCACGCCATCCGTAACCAATATTCACATACTGCGGATCGCCGTAGCCATTCAGTTCCCATAAACCGGGAACAGGCATTTCGCCCCAGCCTTTGTCATTCAAACCAACACTGTAAAAGTCGGTTGGACGTTGCCGGGCATTTTGAACCCAGTTAAATTTCCAGGTTCCGTTCAGGCTCATAAAATTCGTTGAACTTTCTTTTACTCCAGCCTCCGCTGCATCTTCCGACTCGTAAGCGAAAAACGCGCTGTGCATGGGTTCTCTGTTTACTTCATTGACTTTGGGATCCTGCCATCGTTCCTGAGCTTTCACGCTGAAGCTAAGCAACATCAAGGCAAGAGCTGCTAATTTTATTTTCATGCTTTTGTAAGTAAGATTTAAAACTGTTATTTATTTGAAGAAATGTGGTTGTCGAAAAGTTTCTCAAAATAATCAATTCAATCAGAAATATTGCATTCCCGGAACAAATCCGAAGAAATCCCAACAGAAATGATTCTACGATTAAGACGCACAAAATCGGTAAATCCCCCAAATAAAAATGAAAAATATGCAGGAATGATCAGGAGCGAAAGGAGCGAAAACAAGAAAGTCCGCAAATGACAACATTTGCGGACTTTCTTAGCATTTAGTCGGGATGACCTGACTCGAACAGGCGACCCCCACGTCCCGAACGTGGTACGCTACCAACTGCGCTACATCCCGATCGCTTACGGCATGCAAAAATAGTATTTTCATTTAAAAACAATAAAACAGCTATGGAATAATTTTAGCATTTGCTCTATTTATTTCCATTCTTTATTTTGCAGTCGAAAGCCAATCCCGTTATATTATTCTTTTAATGCATCTTGCAGAAATTTCTCTAAATATTGATATTTTGAAGTCAGTTCACCGTTCTTCAAAATGGTCGCCCGTTCAATGATTCCGTCCGCATCACCGCCAAACAAAGCGGGGAAAACAGAAGTGTACATGTCGCGGGCAAATGTTCGCGAAGCATCCAAAGGCAGTGCTGTTGGCAGGTTATCAACTGCCATAACGGTAACATGCTTCGGATTGCTGAATGCTGTCGCTTCCGACAGGTCAGCAGGATTAACATCGTAATAAGGTTCTTCGATTGAACTCGTGCGAATTGTGGTCGGAATCGGGCCATCCAAATCGCAACTAATATCTGCAATGAGCGAAATGCCGAATTTTTCGTCTTTCAACTGCTCCTTCGTGAAAAACACAGGGGAATTGCTGTTCCAGAAATGACAGGCAATAAACACGTCAGCCGCTTCCAAATAAGGTTGAAATTTGGATTCGTAATCCGACGGATCGGTGTAAAATTCTTTTTGATTGAACGTGCCGTCCTTTTTCTGCACGTAATCTTCCGGATCGAGCCGGGTAAACACAGCATGCTCGTAGGTCTTTGTTTGAAAGTCCCAGGGACTGACCTCATCTATTCCCAACTCGCGAATAATCTCCAATGCTCCGGCGGCTACCCTCCCGCCACCGGTTAGCACGATCTTCAGCGCCGGCATGCGGAATTGCTTCAGTTGATGATGAAGTTCTTTTAAATCGCGGCACTCGTCCGGGCCAGGCAAGTCAACCTTTACGAAACGTTTGGCAATTCCCTTAAAGGCGTAATAGGTACCAACAACACCCGCCCAAAATCCGAAAGCCACCACACGATTCTTTTGCGCGTCGGTAAAATATTCGTAGTCAATCAGGGTGATTTTCTTTTTGGCCATCGCAGCGAAGAACGATTGATTGTACCCTTGTTTCTTCGCCACGTGTGCAAACATGATGTAAGTTTTGCCATCGGTCATAGTTGCAGGGTCAACTTCCTTCACACCAATCAGTACATCGCAATGCGAAACATCCTCAACGACCGGAATACCGATCTTCAGGTATTCGTCATCGGTGTGAACCCGAACCGAACTAGTCTGCACAAACAATTCAACATTCGGGTAATTTTCTTTGATCCAAACGGCCGTTTCGGGCGTAATAGCCACTCGCCTGTCTTTCCATCTCCGGGTCTCACGAAGTATTCCGATTTTCATAATTGTAAATTAGGGGTATCACTCCGAAGATAGCTAAAAAACCAGCGGGAATCAAAAAGGAACTGGAAGAACGAATCCCGCAGTGCAAAAAATTCGTCAACCCAAATGAAAGGGAATTCGTGAAATTCCGAAAATTGTGTAGTTTTGTACCCCATTCTACCGGGGATGACTGGTTTTGACAGCGGGTAGAAGAGGTATGTAAGCATGCTGAGCGTTGTCTGTTGGCTCAATAATCTCAACGGGCAAACTTTTAATTGGCGAAAATAACTACGCTCTTGCTGCGTAATTCTACTAAGTAGATTACACTTTATCCCGACACTAGGTGTCGGGACGAGACATTACCCGGGTGCTATTTTCCTGAAGCGGCCCGATCCGGTGATGCAAGTAAATCGGGAATAGTGAAAGTTTTGCTTCGGAGCTTTTGCGAAAATTTAGAAGCTAAGGCAGTGGTCGGTGGCCTTGATCCAGCTCCTGCTCGAAAATTAAGTCGAGGCTAAGCATGTAGAAAGCATATTGCTTCCTCGTTTGGACCCGGGTTCGATTCCCGGCATCTCCACGACAGAAAATCTATCAACCTAAAAGCGAGCACACTAACAGTGTTCGCTTTTTATTTTAGACCAATATTGGGTCATTCTTTTCCTATCGCGCAGACGCACTAAAATCCTCACAGAAAGTCGTGCGAACACATCGGAAACCGATGTACGATTTTGCTGAATCCTGGTATTCGTAACTGCGGGTGCCGACCTGCTGATATGAAGCAGCATCTTTCCACGATCCGCCACGAACCACTTTTCGCTTCAAAACAGCCGGATCATCCGGGCGGGCGTTATACTCGTAATTGGGGTTAAGGTCGTGGATAATCTCGTAGGCTGATTCGTCGTAGGCGTTGCTGGTCCATTCGGCAACGTTTCCACCCATGTCGTACAAGCCGTAATCGTTCGGATCATAGCTTCTGATTTCCGCTGCTGCCATTCCTCCGTCGGCGACGTAATTTCCTCGCAATGGTTTAAAGTTGGCCTGGAAATCCCCGTTCTGATTTCGGGCGTAATAGCCGCCCCACGGATACATGGAAGCCAGCCGATGTCCCCGGGCAGCGTATTCCCACTCCGCTTCGGTCGGAAGCCGGTAAGCCTGCACATCAGCGTCTCCAATGGCCCTCATATACGAATTCTTTAACTCGGTTCGCCAGGCACAAAAAGCTTTGGCCTGCTTCCAGCTTACCCCAACAACAGGATACTCCTCGAAAGCGGGGTGATAGAAATAGTAGCTTGTGCGCGGGTCGTTGTAGGAATAAGTAAAGTCGCGCACCCAGCACAAAGTATCGGGATACACGTTCACCATGTCTTTCATGATAAAAGAAGCACGGTTGACAATGCGATTGCTGTTTCCTTTCTCATCGAAAACAAAGCCGTCGTAAGCGGAAGAATTGAAATTATACGAATTGGCTCGTTTCGCTGCTTGCTGCAAATCGATCCATTCATAGCTGTAGAAAAGTCTGCGTGCATCAATTTCGCGGCGGTTGCCAAATCGTTCTTCATCAGGAATAAACAAAGGCTGCAGGGCTTCCTGCTGATCGAAATCACCCCAGCCAATCTCTGGTTTCCAATTTAGCCGCGGGCTACTCAACGGATTTCCCTTCCGGTCTTCGGTAATCCTATATTCCGGGAATCGCTCCGCCAGCAAGGTGCGCGCAATCGAATCGCGAACCCAATTCACGAATTGCCGGTACTCGCTGTTGGTCACTTCTGAATCGTCCATCCAAAAGGCATCCAACGAAACCGTTTTGGTCATTTCGTTGGAAAAAGCAACTTCCTGGTCATCGGGCCCAAGGTTGAAAGCACCCTGGCGCACAAATGACATTCCGTAGGGAGTTGGCTCGTGAAAGCTTTTGGATTTGACACCGGAAAGCTCACCAAAACGTGCATTGGAGCACGACTGCAACAAGGCAATTAGCGAGATGAATAGCGTAATTTTTTTCATTGCTTTATTCCTATTTTGTGTAATCGCAGCACCCAAGCCGCTGATTATCTTCGTACAAGTTACAACACAAATCAACGCAGGAACTCCTCACACTCACAGTTTTTGATCTTGCCAAACTTCCAGATCAACTGTACCTCAGGGGTTCCGTACGAACTGTGTATAATACCGCTGACATTGTAGTCGTAGCTCAATGCCAGCCTCAGATTCTCGTTTAAATCCATCCCCAACAGCAAGCCAAACTCTTTCCTGGTGCGGTAAAAAGCACCGACTTCCACATCGGGGAAACGTCTTGATTCGGCCAAAACCGACAATTTAAATTCGGCCTGGTAAATATTTTTGTTGTTGATTAAACACAGTCCGCTCAACAGGCTGAATGTTCGGTCCAGCTTGCCCTTGTACATGGCATAAGCAAAATTCGTGTTCGACTGGTATTCGTCGTCTCCGTTAAACAGGCTGATGAGGTTAACCACCGAAACGCCAAACAAAACCTTGTAGCTCACCAGTTCAACGCCAACATCAACATTGTGCACTGTCCAGCTTTGACGGGCATTGCTGATTGCCGGATCATTGGTGACATCCGTAGTCGCTTCACCAAAATCGTAATAGTAATTCTGCACCTTATAAGCAGCCCCCATGTTGAGCGCCCAACGCAGGTTCAGGCGGGCCGAATAGGAATAGGACGGCGAAAGGTTGATTAGATCGGTGTAACCAATCCGGTCGTGAAAAACCTTGATCCCCAATTGGCCGATCTGGGTTGAATGCGTCCGGTTGGTAAACAGTTTCGCCGTGAAAGTCAGATATTCGGTAACCGGAGCACCGGGGAAGTTCATCCATTGCTTGCGGGCAGCGGCACTACCCACAAACTGGTACTCGCTTATCATCGCCCCAGGGTTAATCTGGTAAGTATTCTCCCAGTAATTATTGATGCGAATATTCGATTGAGCCGAAACATGGACACCCAAACAAAAGCAGGCAAACAAAAGCAGGAGGATTCTACGCATATACGTTTGTTTGGAGTCGGTTACTTACTGAGTTGATATCGTTGTTTGTTTTTACCATCGGGCTTATCGGATTACGGTGACGTATTGGGTCTTTTTCACGGTTCCGCGCTGGGTCGAATCATAAATTACAACGAAATAGGTGTCGCTGTCCACCGGCTTATTTTTGTACCTGCCGTCCCAGCCCTCGGAACCTTCGTACATCAAAATCCCGTTTCGGTTATAAATTTGAATCCGCCAGCCCTGCAGGTAGAGGTCGTTAATCCCATCGCCATTCGGGGTGAACGTATTCGGGACATCTTCCATACTCGCCCAAATCGTTTGATAAGCATATTCGCGACAGCCGTTCGGATTAACCACTTCCAGCACGATATTGTACGAACCATCCTGATCAACCTGGTAACTGTGAATCACATTTTGTCCGTAACGAAAACTTCCGTCCCCCATATCCCACTGGTAATAAGAACCGGAGATGTCGGTTGCCGACAGCTGAATTTCATTATCGCTGCCCGAAACCTCGGTTTTATCGCTTGTGATCAGGTAATTAAACGGATCATAATAAGCCAGGCTGAAAGTGAACGTATCGCGACAGCCAAATTCGGAGATGCCGATCACCCGGTAGTCTCCTTCCAAATCAAGCAGAATCTCACTTCCGCTGGTCGATGCGTTCCATTCGTAGCTGGCAGCCCCGCTCGACTCCACCAGGATCGAATCACCCGGACAAATCATCAGCTCTTCTCCCCGGCTGATTTCGCCATCATTCAGAAAAACCACGGGATTTGGATTGATGGTAACCTGCGAAACCTCAGAAACCAACGTGTTACACCCGCCCGAAGGGAAGGTCACCACGCAATAATAGTAGCGGGTGTTAGCCAAATCGTAGGCCGGCTGATATTCCGGATCAGTTGCTCCCGGAATCGCCACGCCGTTATCCACATTATTGGAGCCAATGGAATACCATTGGTAAGTAGGCGCTGTCAATCCACTGGTGTGCAACACAACCAGGGGGGCGGGCACTTCACCCAGACAAACCATCCGCGAACTGGGTTGGCGAGTAATAACCGGAGATGCCAATACGGTGATTTGAAAAGTCTTTTCTTCACCCAAACAGGAACCAATTTGGGGCTTCACCCGAATAGTCGCGACAATCGAATCGAGCGCATCATTAATTGCAGTGAAGGCCGGAATATCGCCCTCCCCCTG harbors:
- a CDS encoding FecR family protein; translated protein: MDRESSFDELAYRYLEGKLKGREYDDFTALLQESDKLARFDQLKSGWQPGENLSSAANWRRLSYRMSTTSVPAKAKPRNLVTYWISAVAAVLIIGLIISTTFFYLKSDRFITGYTTIETPRGEKSKVFLPDGTEVWLNANSSISYPSFSKDQREVKLVGEAYFKVKHDDNIPFVVSTKRCDVKVLGTEFNVMAYDLLNRNEVTLFKGRVEVKAGTKSAVLKVGQRFFISDDQQYIESANLQQTHSWVENKLNFQKIPFGELVMRLENWYDVDLIYDTKRFAKTEFTGTFKNEETIWQVLDALNVYLPIQYKKIDNRKIELYVKEK
- a CDS encoding RNA polymerase sigma-70 factor produces the protein MTSESSNTDKSTLLFQQFKKGDPKALEELFHRTFPRLVDFASKITKDAQVAEDILQDVFIKVWEKKDEIESINIEGYLFRMVRNQCLDYIKFIKVIGEKDFELNSLRKFEELYRIDFIRDEPYLLIQEELKQEIERTIESLPPRCKEVFLLSKMDGLKNREIAEKLEINIKNVERHLARAAQTFKERFPNDVPLAIIILVLKNFF
- the uxuA gene encoding mannonate dehydratase, giving the protein MGMEQTWRWYGPSDPVTLTDIRQAGATGIVTALHEVPIGEVWTVEAIEERKKMIEFDSSVNPARPRGLNWSVIESIPVHEDIKQGKPSRDAWIEKYKESIRNVGKVGIPVLTYNWMPVVDWTRTNLEMELSDGARALAFDMSEFIAFDLFILRREGAEACYTKEQIDLAKQKFESMSSEKQYILQKNIIAGLPGGQEGYTIEDFRARLAEYKEIDSQKYRENLKYFLEQIVPVAIESGVRLAIHPDDPPIPLFGLPRVVSTENDLQYIVNVVDSIYNGLCICTGSLGVRGDNDLPGIIERMGNKINFLHLRSTQRDGDGSFHEASHLRGDVDMYNVIVAVLKEQRKRHAMNRRDDEIPMRADHGHMILDDLKKKTNPGYSAIGLLRGQAELRGLEMGIEKSGVVFR
- a CDS encoding glycoside hydrolase family 2 TIM barrel-domain containing protein, producing MKIKLAALALMLLSFSVKAQERWQDPKVNEVNREPMHSAFFAYESEDAAEAGVKESSTNFMSLNGTWKFNWVQNARQRPTDFYSVGLNDKGWGEMPVPGLWELNGYGDPQYVNIGYGWREQYKNNPPIVPEENNHVGSYRKEIELPANWSGKEIYAHFGSVTSNISLYVNGKFVGYSEDSKLEAEFNLTKYLKPGKNLIAFQSFRWCDGSYLEDQDFWRFSGVGRDCYLFAREKTHMRDLKVTPDLVDDYTDGTLTVKVDLTGKASVSLKLTDQQGNTVAEKQVSGSGEVTTEIEVENPAKWTAETPVLYNLTATLTQSGSVKEVIPVKVGFRKVEMKNNQLCVNGQPILIKGVNRHELDPDGGYVVSPERMEQDIQMMKKFNVNAVRTCHYPDNSLWYDLCDKYGIYVVAEANLESHGMGYGPETLAKNPAYAKAHLERNERNVLRNFNHPAVIIWSMGNEAGFGPNFEACYEWIKGYDTSRPVQYEQAKENDYTDIFCPMYYDYNNSEKYAQSDKKKPLIQCEYAHAMGNSEGGFKEYWDLIRKYPLYQGGFIWDFVDQSIHWKNKDGQLIYAYGGDFNPYDASDNNFLDNGLISPDRKPNPHYYEVGYYYQSIWTSPVDLASGQVEIYNEYFFRDLSNFYLQWELVADGKVIKTGLVDNLAVLPHEKTKVDLGLTVPVDLQAKEVFVNVAYKLKDAEQLLPADYTLARQQLAVKDWAFEPIRLENKTLVNQKTAQPTLVENDLNYLLVTGENFQIDFNRKSGYLCRYLVDGKPVLEAGTVLKPNFWRSPTDNDLGAELQLKYAVWKDPKIELKSLNVTTTSEGLVEVKADYDMPEVGGKLQLIYQINNEGAVAVSQKLTAGSGDKVSEMFRFGMKLEMPQDYQHIKYYGRGPGENYIDRKDSEFIGLYDQSVCEQPYAYIRPQETGTKSDVRWWAQTAAGGKGLCFKSDAAYSISALNYSVESLDDGLEKDQRHFPEVRKSDFVTICIDKKQMGMGCVTSWGAVPRPEYRIPYQDMEFNFLIKPVAHVFTVY
- a CDS encoding NAD(P)-dependent oxidoreductase produces the protein MKIGILRETRRWKDRRVAITPETAVWIKENYPNVELFVQTSSVRVHTDDEYLKIGIPVVEDVSHCDVLIGVKEVDPATMTDGKTYIMFAHVAKKQGYNQSFFAAMAKKKITLIDYEYFTDAQKNRVVAFGFWAGVVGTYYAFKGIAKRFVKVDLPGPDECRDLKELHHQLKQFRMPALKIVLTGGGRVAAGALEIIRELGIDEVSPWDFQTKTYEHAVFTRLDPEDYVQKKDGTFNQKEFYTDPSDYESKFQPYLEAADVFIACHFWNSNSPVFFTKEQLKDEKFGISLIADISCDLDGPIPTTIRTSSIEEPYYDVNPADLSEATAFSNPKHVTVMAVDNLPTALPLDASRTFARDMYTSVFPALFGGDADGIIERATILKNGELTSKYQYLEKFLQDALKE